Genomic DNA from Macadamia integrifolia cultivar HAES 741 chromosome 6, SCU_Mint_v3, whole genome shotgun sequence:
ATTCCATTCTCTTGGCTTGATGCAGCATCTTTATGATTCATTTGAGATAGAACCAGGAGTTTTTGAGTTTGCAAAAGCAATAACATCTGACGATCTTGAAGTAATACAGAAGTTTCTTGAAGATGCTGTTGAGACCAGGTAGACTTCACAAGTGTTTGATGTATGTTCTGTATTTTGGTTGTGTTGTGTTAAAGAAAGTACGCCAGAGCTGTAATACTTTGGAATTTATTGATTTTCTTAGTTAAACGAAAGAAAATTGCTGTCTGGATTATGTCATAGCTGTAAATTTTATTGGTTAGACCAAAGAATATTGCCAATCTGGATTCAGTTAGGTCAGGAAGCAATTTTCTGTACATGGGGgcaataaaatcttcaagattttgtttGCTGGATGATATagttaatgctttttttttttttttttcttcttactcTTATTAGCAACTATCTAATTAATCCATGAACTGACAGAAACTCATTGGTCTACCGAGTGGCCGACTGGATGGATCCTGTTCATTTATTCTTTTCAGTCTTGATTCTGTGTGATAGATGATGCTATCGCTTGTTTGCATTTGAGTCTGCCTAACCCCGAGGCATACCCTCCATTAGGGCCTCATAATCCCAAAGCTGATTCTCCAGAAGAATAATTTTCCTTCCTCTGTAAATTGTACATTCTCTTTTTCTCACACTGTTAAAGGGGGTACCCAgagcacaaggctcccgctactgtggggtctggggagggtcatagtGTATCTTTTTATGGCACTGTTGCTCCCAGAAAATAAACTTGATTTTGGTTATTGATTCTGTCTTACATCAACAATAATCTTATCGCTTTTACGATTAACCATTTTAGACATCAGACTATTTTTCCTCCTTGTCCTTAAATTGTTCTTATAGGAGGCTTTCATGCCGGGATTTTGTTCCCTTATCTAGCAGATCATGTCATGTTGTCTCCATCTTTATATTTTAATGAAGTCAAAGATTGCTTGTAATCTTGTTAGTAGAAGTTTTTGCATTGCTACGCTTTGATTGATGTTTCTTGGGATTTATACACTGCTACATCTTTGAAAATGTGACTTTTAATGAGACTAGGTATTTGAAATTGTTTTTGCATCCCTTTTCTGATCTGGAGTTAATCTGATCCATATGATGTCAAAATGATGTCGGAAGTTCAGCaataaaaattatgtttttatgTCATCAGGATTTCAACTATACTTTGTCATTCATATATATGAGCAACTATCATGCTTGCAATTGCTTGCTATTAATGCATTTTTATTTTGCAGTTCTGAAGGTCTGATTGTGAAAACATTAAATAGGGATGCTACATATGAACCTTCAAAACGATCCCACAATTGGCTGAAATTGAAAAAGGATTACATGGACAGGTAAATGATGAAGAGTCTTGCCCTTTTCATTAATTCCCTTTGAGCTCTCATGATTCTATGTCATTTAATTTCATCGTCAAGACATCATCCTAACAAAAGCTGTGTTTTGCAGCATTGGTGACTCATTAGATTTAGTACCTATTGCTGCATTCCATGGTCGTGGGAAACGTACAGGTAATCACTATTGAAAGCCATTTTCCTTTTGTAGTAGGCTATAATCTAACAAGCATCCATGAAATGGCTAAACAGagcttatttttctttaaattaattTCCTTGACCATTTATCTTGCTATTTATCTTTGGCTTATTTAAGCATTGGTGTCTCTtttcacacccccccccccaccaaaaaaaaaaagaattggtgTCTCCTCTTTCCTATGCACTTTTGAgtgaattatttttttgatttcacTGCTTTCCTGCTAGGAGTCTATGGTGCCTTTCTCCTTGCTTGTTATGATGACAAGAATGAAGAATTTCAAAGTATTTGCAAAATAGGTAAGCAATATTTCCAGTAACATATTGATATCTGCTCTTGATGGATTTCCATGATGCATTGAGTTGTATGTGATGCTGCATAGGCACTGGATTTTCCGAAGCAATGCTTGAGGAATGTTCTAATAGTCTTCGTACTAAAGTGATCCCCAAACCCAAGGTTACTTTTTGTCTCTTTGGTTTTGGTGGCGGAAAAAATGGGCAATTATGTCAGTTTGCAAATGGTTTTACAAGCTAAACTTTATTCTTGTGTTGTTTCCAGCCATATTATCGGTGTGGAGATACAATCAATCCAGATGTGTGGTTTGAACCATCTGAGGTAGTAATTATCATCCTGTTGCCTTTTGTGAATGTTTTCACTCTTCGCATCCTACTACCTCATACTGCACCATTTCATTCCGTCATATTTTCTAGTTTGACTAAATACCTATTATGTTGTCTTTGTTCATTGTTAAGGCACCTTCGTTGACCCAATGCCTTCTTACTACAACTACATTTTGAAATAGGAAGGCTAGAAGACAATTACCTGAAAATGACAGCTTAATGACAGAAAGCTGATcttgaagagaaaattttttattcttctataTCTTTTGGGAATACATATAGGGCGATTTTAATTTCCctataattattttctttttatagttCTTAAGAAATAGATTCATTATCTTGATGTTTTCCCAGAAGAGGATTCTTCTAATGATTCTTGGCTCTTTTCCTCCCTAAGAGATGACTATGGAGgataaatttaataaaattcattTGGTATTTAGTAAATTTATCAAATAAGTTCCAAAAAGGAGGATTCTAATCGGGAAAGTTATTGCCTATAACTGCAAATGAATTGTTTGAGCGACAGGTTCACCATTCACTACTCGAAAAGGTTTTAGTGATGGCCAGTGGCCAATCcagggatatatatatatatatgtatattttcctttgtAAAGATGCCTTTTTATCCTTCAGACAACCAAATGCCCTTTGAAAATGGTTCCCCGACTAGGATAATCAACTGAAAGTCTCCTGGAATTCTTGAGATATCTGCCATTGAGTGCATTGTGAACTGTTCACCTGGTAGCATTGATTACATGGTTCACTTTCTTGGTTTCTGACCTGTCCACTTGCTAATTTTTTCTACAGATTGGAAGAGTtgcctagtttttttttctatttacttTGCAAACTTGCCTTGGTCATCAAGGCCTCGACTATGTGTCACCTTGGCCAGATTTATTTATCGTTATTTTTTCGAACTCTTGTGTGGCTATATGATTGTATGCTTTTATGGTGAACCTTATTTCATCTTGTCATGTCTTTAGGGGTGGGTTACTATTGAAAAATTAAATACAGCTGAGTCCTAAAAtcatggtatttagaaaaaaactGATTTCCTTAGATCATTTATTGCATGCTTTAATGAATAATGATGACCATTGATTGATAGATTCAGTCGAGAAATGATCCTTGATTGACTGGTGAATGCTTCCTGTCTCCTCTTTAGTTTAGACTTTGCATCGGCACTAAGTATACCAGATATTCACATAACTGGGTTTGGATATCAGCAAACAATAAGTACTAGCATAACATGAAGGGTCTTAGACAAAACCTTTTTTAGGCACTCcaccatggttcaagaactcgagCGAAACATGTGAAATGTTTCACAGGTATCGCCAAAGGTCAAAACGAAACCTTTGGTGACTTTCGAAAATCCACTGTTTCGACCAGGTTTCAACTGGTTTCCACCACTTTCGACCATGTTAGGAAATTTTGACCTTCTCTTGTGCATTTTTCTCCCaagtgtgggaaacttggggaaacagtagggattttcattttttgactaccaaacttggggaaacagtgttcttgcacttatttatgccaaatatttcatttacttaagatattgttcataaataaggaaatatcccctatttgaatccaataaaaatagtttaaaaatcaaatttctaaaggataaaaagtcaacctcctaatctaagaacaaaaattggattttggttataggggcgattttcaacttttaaatgctgggatttttctcaattatgaaaattttataaatcctataatgttaaaacaatgctaaaaaccaaagtttggtaaaataatcttttgttttgatatccctaaaattattttcattcaggcaattTTAGCAGCATTTGCActctttaaaataagtttgaccggagtaTAACtgtgtcattacaactcagatttaagtaatcttagacttgttggaaagctggttttatgttatacctaatacaaagtctcatgtaaaaataaaatcatttggctagtcaaacttattacaaaacaagagcatttctccaaatgttgattctttataacttaatgtgacttaatgttgattttttatgatttgatgtggctaagtgttgatttttaatgacttgatgtggtttaatgttgattttttatgatataaggtatatctagcttactaaataatgttagaaaagataacatGCGTGCCTTGAGGGTAGTGAGTTACTACTTGGATGGAATCGCCTAGACGCTAtttggaattgagtcactactttcaagtgttgagtaattgagtcactactgttgagtgttgatagataactgttgatgatgtaatatttttatttattttggatcatttagattatgtcttatgttttgatgtagattgtaaactatatatagtcattatgtaaTATAGTTTCAGAATTTGAGTTAACAAGTCAGCttaatgattatcgaacctttggttcaccacacaagtaagattttatgtgtttttttatgaaactaatgatgtgaatgtgttagaaatgtttaaaatatgtacacaaaaaatcaaacaaaaaaaacactgtttgggggtcgaaacctaagtttccaccataccgggaaaaattcctcaggtttcgaccgaaatttcagtctccccaagggtcgaaacccgataccgtgaaccttgCACTCCACCAATATGCCTTGCCTAGGCCCAAGGTTTAAATTATCAGTATTGGGAATTGTATGGTaagggtgattttaagagacgcATCATATCGTACCAAAGAGACGTAAGATATGCTCAAATTATGTATGGAAATGCTTAGGACATATGCAAAATACTGTTTTGATGCATCAGACACTATAAATaagtaatatataaaatatattatgtgTGAAAAGTAGAACAAAGTATGATGAGACAAGTCCATTCAATATATCAATTACTATCAAAGGATATGAAAGGATACTTAAAAACTTACCTAGGCCCAGGGCCCCTGGTCAGCGCAATGGCTCACCTTGACGCCTTGAAAAATATGTTTATGAATCATGACGTGTAGAATCTGAATCATTTATTGAATAGTTATTAATGATAAGTGCAAGAATTGgtcattttattatttgtttccatGACTTAttttgagataaaaaaaaatccttgcatttttcttctttctctcaaaagGTTTGGGAGGTGAAAGCTGCAGATTTGACCATTAGCCCTGTTCATTGTGCTGGAATTGGTGTTGTGGATCCAAATAAGGTTAGATGTCTTGTTTGACAATGGAAGTAATTAATCTTTTCCTTTGATTACTTAAACCCAATTAACTGTTCTGAAATTTTGGGTTGCTGACTGTTAGTACATTTCCCATCCATCTGAATTCATTGGCTTTGTTGCTTAAGGGCATCTCTCTCCGATTTCCACGTCTACTTCGTGTGCGAAAAGATAAAATCCCAGAGCAAGCAACATCATCTGATCAGGTAAAAGAAAGTAGTGCTCCTTTTTGGCTGATGTTCATGGAGTTAATCCCTATCTCAAATCTGTTGtgttggaatcttgattttgatcAGGTTGCTGATATGTATCGTGCTCAAAAGAATAATGGTACTAACAATCAGGACGATGATGAGAATGGAGATGATTAAGATGCaggatttcattttctttgaacTCATTCCAAGCAGGCAGTTTTTAAGCCCGGTAGTGCCGTCTTTTTACTAGTTCTGTTGGTAAATATCCATTCCATGCATCTTGGATTTTTCACGTCTAaataagctctctctctctctctctctatatatatatatcattttatttttcaataattcATAGTCCTGATTTTGCAGTTGTGAGATTATATGGAGATGAATTTTGCTATGAGCAGTCTCCCACTGATATTCCTTTGATGGCCCGGTCTGGATGCTGAATGGTGTAGCCAATCAAAGGCACACTTGAGTGAAAGCAAAACATGTTTGTATATACACCTACTGTACCTTCAGCAATCATGTTGTGTCAATTGATAAGTTACAGCCAtcagttttttatttgaaaaaaaaattagttctgGTCTTCAGTAATCAAACACTAGTATTTATCATCCCTGTGACACCTCCATAGTATGTATGTAGTACCACTTTCTTAGTGGCACCTTCCAAGTGTAGAGTATCTAATTGAGTTCTTCCTTGGACATCGATAAAGTGTTTGTTCAGCTAGAGACTTGGTGCTCGCGTACTATCACATCCCTGAATGGCCTCAATCTGGctggaaattaaagggaaaattacatgattacccatttttgggtttccctttacaaaattacccacaaaaagttttggttaacaaaagtacccaaaattaggtttgggtttacaaaactacccactcaaagttttagttaacaaaaatacccaaaatcccatttgggtttacaaaactactcaaaatagtgatttatcttccacatataatcatgtatttttttattactaaaactttgagtgtgtagttttgtaaacccaaacttaattttgggtatttttgttaatttaaactttaagtgggtaattttataaagagaaacctaattttgggtatttttgttaactaaaacttttggtgggtaattttataaagataaacccaaaagtgggtaatcatgtaattttctcgAAATTAAATGGTGCCCACATTACTATTCTATCTCAGAAATTGTAACATCTTAATTAGTTGTATTTGTCACCGAATCTTCTACTAGTATCGGTGGATTAGTGTTATCGGATCTCAATTCAGTTTGATGAAAAATCATTCATGTCTGTAAGTCAAGAACCAATCCACTTCTTATTGACTATACTACGAAACCAAACAATAAACAATAGGATTGGTGATCAAACAGTATTCATGTCTGTAAGTCAAGAACCAATCCACTTCTCATTGACTATACTGCGTAACAATTGACTGCTATCTGATGCGATTTGGAAGCGTCAAGGGTAGGTATTAGTGGCAGCCAGTAAAGACCATGGATCAAGCACTGGGGTCAACAATCCAGAGATTGATAGCTACAACTTCAACGACTTAGCAGCCTATGCTCTCAACCATCGTCCAAACCCTAGAGGCTTCCTAGGCCTAGAGGGCCCTCTCCCCCCTCTTAGAAGCCGACCATCCTTAACCCAGAGAGTAGGTTTCTAATACTcgactcttttttattttggtagaaaagTCTTCACTGTAACACTATTCCTTCATGTGGTAGCTCACTAGGGCTTTGTAGAGCAGGGATCAGCTGGATGTTATCGCTCTACATATAGATATCATACGCGGAGCGTTTGTTTGTTGGCCATCCCTGCTCGCATTTCATTTCAAGGTCTCATTTCAATCCCTAaactccaccaccaccaaaccAGTTCCAAATTTGTTTATGGATCTCCTGacactagtttctaatttctctGGCTCGAATTCATTCATCAATGGATTTTACAAATACATTTCAAATAGAGATGGGTAGGGAATTTGAACCCCATTTCCCCCAACTCCCAAGAGGTCTCCTCCATCCTTCTCCCATACAtttgaaacagaaatacaaGTCATTGGAGAACTACTCTTTGGTACTTGGTGAAGAATGGAAGCCTCCAAAGCCCCCCagacttcttttccttttagttATTATACTGCCACCACTGTTGTTGATGTCATCATTGCTGCCCATCACAGAGTTGTGGTGCAGTAGGTGGGGAGTCGGTGGTGGTGAAGTAATGGCGACCGGTGGGATCTCGAAGGAGTCGAGTTTGGGAGGTGGGTGCCGCCACTGAGGAAGCGGTCCCGCCAGAAGAAGCGTCTGAAGTAGTGGTCCAGCTTTCGTCACTGCCTGTAAAAGCTTTCCCTTCTCTGGCAGTGGCTTCTCTGGTGCTAATTGTACCGTTGCTGCCGACGGTGGTTCCAGTGGTGGCATTGGGTCCATCACGGGAGACGAAACGATGCTTTCTTCGCAGTCCGAGATGTCGCCTCCTCTTCTGGCTTCGTCTTCAATGCTGGAGATCCcctgctgttgctgttgctgttgctgtagGAGTAATAGCTTCTCCGTGTGTAGTCTCTGGCATTTGTCTTGTGCCTCGTCTCTCTCCCTCACGGCTTTTCGTAAGAGATCATGGAGACGGATCAAttgttcttctctcttccttatCTCCTCTTGAGCTGCTGCCCTCGTTGTTTCCAGCTCCAGAGTTGTGCACAAGAGGGACTCCCGTAGCTCCTCCATTGTCTGCACAATTATAATATACGCCCACACATTATATGTGAAATCTCCTCTTCCATTACTGCAAAACGTACTTTCTGATCATTCCAGAAGAAGAATTACAGAATGCAGGCAGGGGAGGAAGAGACTCGGATGAGAATTTTACCTTTCCATGAAAATGACAGTGATAAGCCCAGCCAAGAGGCGAGATGCGCTGATTGTCCATACTCTTCCAAGTCTTAGCCTTGTGAACTGTACTGGGTCAAACAGATAGATCAACACTGAAAGGAACTCAGGGGAAGGTTCAGAGAGGGCAGGAGGGGGGAGGGATGAAGTGC
This window encodes:
- the LOC122081436 gene encoding uncharacterized protein LOC122081436 isoform X2, with product MDNQRISPLGWAYHCHFHGKTMEELRESLLCTTLELETTRAAAQEEIRKREEQLIRLHDLLRKAVRERDEAQDKCQRLHTEKLLLLQQQQQQQQGISSIEDEARRGGDISDCEESIVSSPVMDPMPPLEPPSAATVQLAPEKPLPEKGKLLQAVTKAGPLLQTLLLAGPLPQWRHPPPKLDSFEIPPVAITSPPPTPHLLHHNSVMGSNDDINNSGGSIITKRKRSLGGFGGFHSSPSTKE
- the LOC122081436 gene encoding uncharacterized protein LOC122081436 isoform X1, encoding MESNGRGDFTYNVWAYIIIVQTMEELRESLLCTTLELETTRAAAQEEIRKREEQLIRLHDLLRKAVRERDEAQDKCQRLHTEKLLLLQQQQQQQQGISSIEDEARRGGDISDCEESIVSSPVMDPMPPLEPPSAATVQLAPEKPLPEKGKLLQAVTKAGPLLQTLLLAGPLPQWRHPPPKLDSFEIPPVAITSPPPTPHLLHHNSVMGSNDDINNSGGSIITKRKRSLGGFGGFHSSPSTKE